One genomic window of Psychrobacter cibarius includes the following:
- a CDS encoding DUF2339 domain-containing protein yields the protein MSDISGFVLLVCLVVIIVFYNKLKRRVDQLQRDITQLQDELQAQQHRVSSMNNNADNADNDVDVHTEPMAQTLAETHSPQPIIEELFDSAPPLSTATIHPKPAPSPKKPSPIEPDERSLPIVTSLIHSIKNWFFGGNLVVRVGVIVLLIGVVLLLRLLSDYIEVSIASKLLAIGILGLGLAALGLKLAKNRFAYGITLQGAGLAIAYLTTFFAYGVYQVLPSLPSFIGLGLLSAITIALAVRQNAFPLALLALSGGFFAPILTSEDTGSLVVLFSYYLLLNVTIAIIAHYRPWKILNLFGVTVTFGLAYYWGISENLSTVIEAQRWSLVLLVTLHLLLYLFVVIRYAQQIIAYNTLNKTDIIQTDSADNVKHLDSVHARNNSYVFPIDTGLLFSVPILAFGLFAALLDDIPNALTIASAILATVYLGLGWLFVQRSQRYALITEGMLALGFGFLALVIPLALDAEWIAFGWSVQGLALVWFGRRSLRAWSVLFGLLLQLISIGMLMVKVVFAIQDHPTLALTISAISYLATMFILRVSNSPTTLNDSSDILDNDLNDSLNNSLAFSQEQNATPDAIATYADALGISTHAAQQWLTSVNHQSTVFNLVWHSPILIRFLTFTAIAWLLQVLLLDFNQWFVSWTLATTTMIALAALVSLAIYWTINRYRSWIEIRQLSHGLSIVFYLMLVLQLPQKFEFHLIWQTADWLLLTGLIIGWLVIGQLWLKTWYDHSELSRYDGTSWLGASILIIAAAAHYGLADSAGVMAVLIPAILILAGLWRCHRYASYRKQNTRTNKACKQSPLYWFDWQQALLSCAAIFAPIALSWVIITNWSYDGVIWGLSYFPLLNLYDITSLLTLLVGFSLYYMSQHRRDESLIESSAAPQTKRIFTTDNSLIILGLISFWLISSMLVRTLHAFIGTPLWDSAQGGAWNSEQVQTGLTILWTLLALVATIVASRYWQRTLWFMGIGLLGVIVLKLVLVDLSQTEAIWRVISFLGAGSLILLIGYLAPLPPARDEIENPAQE from the coding sequence ATGTCTGATATCAGCGGGTTTGTATTGCTTGTTTGTCTAGTAGTGATTATCGTTTTTTACAATAAACTAAAGCGACGCGTTGATCAGCTTCAACGAGACATCACGCAACTGCAAGATGAGTTACAAGCGCAGCAACACCGTGTCAGCTCTATGAATAATAATGCCGATAATGCCGATAATGACGTAGACGTTCATACTGAGCCAATGGCTCAAACGCTAGCTGAGACTCACTCGCCCCAACCTATTATCGAGGAGCTATTTGACTCAGCACCTCCTTTATCTACTGCTACGATTCACCCGAAACCAGCCCCTTCTCCAAAAAAACCATCGCCCATAGAGCCGGATGAGCGCTCACTGCCTATCGTCACTTCACTCATTCACTCTATCAAAAACTGGTTTTTTGGCGGTAATCTGGTCGTACGCGTTGGCGTGATCGTCCTACTTATCGGTGTGGTGCTACTACTTCGCTTGTTAAGCGACTATATCGAAGTGTCGATAGCGTCCAAGCTTTTAGCGATAGGCATCCTCGGTTTAGGTCTGGCAGCATTAGGTCTAAAATTGGCAAAAAATCGCTTTGCTTATGGCATCACCCTACAAGGCGCAGGCTTAGCGATTGCGTATTTAACGACCTTTTTTGCCTATGGCGTTTACCAAGTCTTGCCTAGTCTACCGAGCTTTATTGGGCTTGGGCTATTATCTGCGATTACCATTGCACTCGCCGTGCGTCAAAACGCTTTTCCACTGGCTTTGTTGGCATTATCGGGTGGGTTTTTTGCGCCTATTTTGACCAGTGAAGACACGGGCAGTTTGGTAGTATTGTTTAGTTACTATCTACTATTGAACGTGACGATTGCGATTATCGCGCATTACCGCCCATGGAAAATACTGAATTTATTCGGTGTCACTGTGACCTTTGGATTGGCTTACTACTGGGGCATCAGTGAGAATTTGAGCACGGTCATTGAGGCGCAGCGCTGGTCTTTAGTCCTACTGGTCACCTTACACTTACTGCTATATCTGTTTGTCGTCATTCGCTACGCCCAACAAATCATTGCCTACAATACTCTTAATAAAACAGACATCATCCAGACAGATAGCGCAGACAACGTAAAGCATTTAGATAGCGTTCACGCAAGAAATAATAGCTATGTATTCCCTATTGATACTGGCTTACTGTTTTCAGTGCCGATATTAGCCTTTGGTTTATTTGCGGCATTATTAGATGACATTCCTAACGCTTTAACCATCGCGAGTGCTATTTTAGCCACTGTTTATTTAGGACTCGGCTGGTTGTTTGTGCAGCGTAGCCAACGTTATGCCTTAATCACCGAAGGCATGCTGGCTTTAGGATTTGGTTTTTTGGCGCTGGTAATCCCTTTAGCATTAGATGCTGAATGGATTGCTTTTGGCTGGTCAGTACAAGGACTGGCGCTGGTGTGGTTTGGACGGCGTTCATTGCGAGCGTGGTCAGTGCTATTTGGTTTGTTATTGCAGCTAATCAGTATAGGCATGCTGATGGTAAAAGTAGTCTTCGCCATTCAAGATCATCCAACATTGGCATTAACCATTTCGGCTATCAGCTATCTAGCAACGATGTTTATCTTACGCGTCAGCAACTCGCCAACTACATTGAACGATAGCAGCGACATCTTGGATAACGACTTAAATGATAGCTTAAATAATAGCTTAGCATTCTCCCAAGAGCAAAACGCCACGCCAGATGCGATAGCAACCTATGCCGACGCATTAGGTATTAGCACTCATGCCGCCCAGCAATGGCTAACCTCAGTCAATCACCAAAGCACCGTGTTTAATCTTGTTTGGCACAGTCCTATACTCATAAGATTTTTGACCTTTACAGCTATAGCGTGGCTCCTACAAGTGCTGCTGCTTGATTTTAACCAGTGGTTTGTCAGTTGGACACTGGCAACGACGACCATGATTGCACTCGCAGCACTGGTCAGTCTTGCCATTTATTGGACAATCAATCGTTATCGCTCGTGGATAGAAATCAGACAACTTAGCCACGGCCTATCGATCGTCTTTTATCTCATGCTCGTCCTACAGTTACCACAAAAATTCGAGTTTCACTTAATATGGCAGACAGCAGATTGGCTACTATTGACTGGTCTAATCATTGGTTGGTTGGTCATCGGACAGTTGTGGTTAAAGACATGGTACGACCATTCCGAGTTGTCACGCTATGATGGCACAAGCTGGCTGGGAGCTAGCATTCTAATCATTGCTGCCGCCGCCCACTATGGACTCGCAGATTCCGCTGGCGTGATGGCTGTCTTGATTCCAGCCATTTTAATATTGGCTGGATTATGGCGCTGTCATCGTTATGCCAGCTATCGTAAGCAAAATACGCGTACAAACAAGGCATGCAAGCAAAGCCCACTATACTGGTTTGATTGGCAACAAGCGCTATTGAGCTGCGCGGCTATCTTTGCGCCCATTGCTTTAAGTTGGGTCATCATTACCAACTGGTCTTATGATGGTGTGATTTGGGGACTGTCCTACTTCCCACTACTGAATTTATACGACATTACCTCATTGCTGACGCTATTGGTTGGTTTTAGTCTATATTACATGAGCCAACATCGCCGCGATGAGAGTCTTATCGAATCAAGTGCAGCCCCCCAAACTAAGCGCATATTCACTACTGATAATTCACTGATTATATTAGGGCTTATCAGCTTTTGGCTGATTTCCAGTATGTTGGTCAGAACGCTACATGCCTTTATCGGTACACCGCTGTGGGACAGCGCTCAGGGCGGCGCATGGAATAGCGAGCAAGTACAGACAGGATTGACCATTTTATGGACGCTCTTGGCTTTAGTCGCCACCATCGTCGCCAGTCGCTATTGGCAGCGGACGCTTTGGTTTATGGGTATCGGGCTATTAGGTGTCATCGTGCTCAAACTGGTATTGGTTGACCTGTCACAGACAGAAGCGATTTGGCGAGTGATATCTTTCCTTGGCGCAGGCAGTTTGATTCTGCTCATTGGTTATTTGGCACCGTTACCTCCAGCACGCGATGAAATAGAAAATCCAGCTCAAGAATAG